One region of bacterium genomic DNA includes:
- a CDS encoding peptide ABC transporter substrate-binding protein: protein MGGDAKIKNGQRDVMILIEDVRVGRLSRREAIVRLLGIGLSAAGLSAALAAIDLQPARAAAGVRGTGGILRILYWQAPTILNPHLTASNQDLQAARLCLEPLLTVDAAGVFTPVLATAVPSRTNGGLSPDGRSVTYRLKRGVKWADGRPLTARDVVFTYRFISNKQTGATWYAVYDGIEKVEAPDPYTVRITFNRPTPAWFLPFVGDKGLILPEHVLADYVGPTSRRAPFNLKCFGTGPYKVDDFAPGDHITYSINELYREPTKPSFSQVQFKGGGDAASAARAVLETGEYDFAINLQVEWPVLANMERAGKGVVETIPGAGVEAIYCNLSDPNREVDGQRSYAGAPHPFLTDVHVRQALALAVDKQTIAKQLYGAEGAATPNVLTTPTRYASKNTKLVFDIAQANRLLDEAGWTRGTDGVRTKGGVRLQVAFVTSVNTLRQKEQEIVKAGWEKIGVGVNIQAIDSSVFFSTAPGNKDTFLHFYSDVEMYTQNFSLFPSLYMSQFYSGDPAKTIPQRENNWSGQAVTRWQSAEYNRLYEQALVELDPEKNAALWVEMNDLVVNQAIEIPIIDRRTVAARARNLYTGHNLSPFDNATPNVADWRRTG from the coding sequence AACGGACAACGCGACGTCATGATCTTGATCGAAGACGTTCGTGTCGGGCGGCTCAGTCGGCGTGAGGCGATTGTGCGGCTGCTGGGCATCGGACTTTCGGCGGCGGGATTGTCGGCTGCTCTGGCGGCGATCGACCTTCAACCGGCGCGGGCCGCGGCCGGGGTCCGGGGGACGGGCGGAATCCTCAGAATCCTCTACTGGCAGGCCCCGACCATTCTGAATCCGCACCTAACCGCATCGAACCAGGACCTTCAGGCGGCGCGGCTCTGCCTGGAGCCGCTCCTGACCGTGGACGCGGCCGGTGTATTCACTCCCGTCCTTGCCACCGCGGTGCCGAGCAGGACGAACGGAGGGCTGTCGCCGGACGGACGATCGGTGACGTACCGGTTGAAGCGTGGAGTGAAGTGGGCCGACGGACGACCGCTTACGGCGCGGGATGTGGTCTTCACCTACCGGTTCATCTCGAACAAACAGACCGGGGCCACGTGGTACGCTGTCTACGACGGCATCGAGAAGGTCGAAGCGCCCGATCCCTATACCGTCCGGATCACATTCAATCGTCCCACGCCCGCGTGGTTCCTGCCGTTCGTTGGCGACAAGGGCCTTATCCTTCCGGAGCACGTGCTTGCCGACTACGTGGGACCGACCTCGCGCCGCGCGCCTTTCAACCTGAAATGTTTCGGCACCGGTCCGTACAAGGTCGACGACTTCGCGCCGGGAGACCACATCACGTACTCGATCAACGAACTGTACCGAGAGCCGACGAAGCCGTCGTTTAGCCAGGTGCAATTCAAGGGCGGCGGAGACGCAGCGTCCGCGGCCCGTGCCGTGCTGGAGACCGGGGAGTACGACTTCGCAATCAATCTTCAGGTCGAATGGCCCGTGCTGGCAAACATGGAGCGCGCCGGCAAGGGGGTCGTGGAGACCATCCCCGGCGCCGGGGTCGAGGCCATCTACTGCAACCTGTCGGATCCAAATAGAGAGGTCGACGGGCAGCGATCCTATGCCGGGGCGCCGCATCCGTTTCTCACCGACGTGCACGTCAGGCAGGCGCTCGCGCTGGCGGTTGACAAGCAGACGATCGCGAAACAACTCTACGGGGCGGAAGGGGCCGCGACGCCCAACGTCCTGACGACGCCCACCCGCTACGCTTCGAAGAATACGAAGCTCGTCTTTGACATTGCGCAGGCCAACCGGCTGCTCGACGAAGCCGGCTGGACGCGTGGCACGGACGGCGTGCGCACCAAGGGCGGCGTCCGCCTCCAAGTGGCGTTTGTGACGAGCGTCAACACCCTCCGGCAAAAAGAACAGGAAATCGTCAAGGCGGGGTGGGAAAAGATCGGCGTCGGCGTTAACATTCAGGCGATCGATTCGAGTGTTTTCTTCAGCACCGCGCCGGGCAACAAGGACACGTTCCTGCACTTCTACAGCGACGTCGAGATGTACACGCAGAACTTCTCGCTCTTCCCGAGCCTCTACATGTCGCAGTTTTACAGCGGCGATCCTGCGAAGACGATCCCCCAGCGAGAAAACAACTGGTCGGGCCAGGCTGTTACGCGCTGGCAGAGCGCTGAGTACAACCGGCTCTACGAGCAAGCGCTCGTTGAGCTCGATCCAGAGAAGAACGCGGCGTTGTGGGTCGAGATGAACGATCTCGTCGTGAATCAGGCCATCGAGATCCCAATCATCGACCGGCGGACCGTGGCCGCCCGGGCGCGCAATCTGTATACTGGACACAATCTCAGTCCCTTTGACAACGCGACGCCCAACGTAGCGGACTGGAGGCGGACCGGCTAG
- a CDS encoding succinylglutamate desuccinylase/aspartoacylase family protein, which translates to MVTRLTEWVDVERLPLASRHSFDLAVVPLADGSWLTVPVKVVIGSRPRPRLVAIAGVHGDEPEGMLALLDFAEQCDPVTLRGAVVLVPVANPPAFAAHQRRSPVDGLDLNRTFPGRPDGTPSERLAYRLVNDVLTGADLVFTLHSWYATGMVVPHVEVPDGGDAVSRRSWEAAVAAGFTRIRGGGWQPGVLGVTAADRGVPVLEAEIGGQGMSTSENRAAYVDHLTRLLRHLGILDGDASPNPEVEVLGRGLLHAPAGGMLRLNVRLGEYVEAGTILASITNLHGERLAEIQAPHAGLVAAIRQFISVNPGDLVFALYPRR; encoded by the coding sequence ATGGTGACGCGTCTTACCGAGTGGGTCGACGTCGAGCGCCTGCCGCTGGCGTCCCGGCATTCGTTTGATCTCGCCGTGGTGCCGCTGGCCGACGGCTCGTGGTTGACGGTCCCCGTGAAAGTGGTCATCGGGTCGCGCCCCCGTCCTCGCCTTGTCGCAATTGCCGGCGTGCACGGGGATGAGCCCGAGGGCATGCTGGCGCTGCTGGACTTTGCCGAGCAGTGTGACCCGGTCACGCTACGCGGTGCGGTCGTGTTGGTGCCGGTCGCCAATCCGCCCGCCTTTGCGGCCCACCAACGGCGCAGCCCTGTGGATGGTCTCGACCTCAATCGAACATTCCCGGGCAGGCCCGACGGGACGCCTTCAGAGCGGCTCGCCTATCGCCTGGTGAACGACGTCCTCACCGGGGCGGATCTTGTCTTCACGTTGCACAGCTGGTACGCGACCGGGATGGTCGTGCCCCACGTGGAGGTGCCGGACGGCGGTGACGCCGTTTCTCGACGGAGTTGGGAGGCGGCGGTGGCCGCGGGCTTCACGCGTATTCGTGGAGGGGGCTGGCAGCCGGGCGTTCTCGGAGTGACGGCGGCGGATCGCGGGGTCCCCGTGCTGGAAGCCGAGATCGGCGGCCAGGGGATGTCGACTTCCGAGAACCGCGCGGCTTACGTCGATCACCTGACCCGTCTGCTCCGGCACCTCGGCATTCTGGACGGTGATGCGTCGCCCAACCCGGAGGTGGAGGTACTCGGCCGCGGGCTCCTCCACGCGCCGGCGGGCGGGATGCTCCGCCTTAATGTCCGGCTGGGCGAGTACGTGGAAGCGGGGACGATCCTGGCGTCGATTACGAATCTTCACGGCGAGCGACTGGCGGAGATACAGGCCCCCCACGCCGGATTGGTGGCGGCGATACGACAGTTCATCTCAGTCAATCCCGGCGATCTCGTCTTTGCATTGTATCCCCGCCGATGA